Proteins from a genomic interval of Vreelandella profundi:
- a CDS encoding inositol monophosphatase family protein yields the protein MNPMVQFTLRAARGAVEHFMRVRERIENAHEEFNLDRLLDETARKAEATIVQQLERGYPQHGVTGRFTPHRAGEGEGADVVWKIEPMHGYSNLAVAGTGFALSVVCLIKGRPEHGVIISPFGDDEYIASRGRGAQHNDKRMRVSKPTAITGTRMAMSLPEAWLRTRHLPAYVTVSQQLAPQVETLLATGSGLLDLCELACGRVDSAFVLGLEEQDMQVGTLFLKEAGALMGTPDGQPIVKVEGLLMAAGPRLYKALIKQLTPHF from the coding sequence ATGAATCCTATGGTCCAATTTACGCTGCGTGCTGCACGCGGCGCTGTTGAACATTTTATGCGTGTACGCGAACGTATTGAAAACGCTCACGAAGAATTTAACCTTGACCGCCTGCTCGATGAGACCGCGCGCAAGGCCGAAGCAACGATTGTTCAGCAGTTGGAACGCGGTTATCCCCAGCACGGTGTTACCGGCCGCTTTACACCGCATAGAGCGGGTGAAGGGGAAGGTGCGGATGTGGTCTGGAAAATCGAACCAATGCACGGCTATTCCAATTTAGCCGTTGCCGGTACGGGCTTTGCACTGTCAGTGGTTTGTCTTATCAAAGGTCGTCCCGAGCACGGGGTGATTATTTCCCCGTTCGGCGACGATGAATATATCGCCAGCCGCGGCCGCGGCGCTCAGCACAATGACAAACGCATGCGCGTTAGCAAGCCCACTGCCATTACCGGTACGCGCATGGCGATGAGTCTGCCGGAAGCCTGGCTGCGCACTCGTCATTTGCCTGCTTATGTAACCGTTAGCCAACAGCTCGCCCCGCAGGTAGAAACGCTGCTGGCGACGGGAAGCGGCTTGTTGGATTTGTGTGAACTAGCCTGTGGCCGCGTTGATAGCGCCTTCGTGCTGGGTCTGGAAGAGCAGGATATGCAGGTGGGTACGCTGTTCTTAAAAGAAGCCGGTGCCCTGATGGGTACGCCTGACGGCCAGCCGATAGTGAAAGTAGAAGGGCTGCTGATGGCGGCTGGTCCACGCCTTTATAAAGCGCTGATCAAGCAGTTAACGCCGCACTTTTAA